AAACAAAACTTTTGTTACTAACATTTTGGCATGAAAATCTATACATCAAGTCAGCAACTATACATGCCATAGGATCATATTCATAAATATAGGAAGCacaatatctatatatatattctttaaCATAATGTATAgttatatatgtataatgtcAGAGGTATATGTAATATGTCCAAAAATTTCTTCTTCTACTTATGAAGATCGAAGAGGAGAAGCAGATGAACTTATATTAGAACTACCTTCTCCGGTTAGTGATTCATCGACACTTTTTCCAAGCTGATCTAAACCGCTGCTGCTTGAACTAATACCATTTGTTTTGTCATTGAGATCCTGAAGTTGTTCCAATGATCTCACCACCTCATCAATGTTTGGTCTATATTTTTGTTCTACCGACATACATTGCATTGCAATCTGAGCTACTTTCATTGCTTCACGCGTCGAGTATTGACCTTCAATACGAGCATCCATGACTTGAAATATTTTGCGTTTACTGATAAGTAAAGGTTTCGCCCATTCAACTAAATTATGCTCCTTAGTTGGCCTGTTTTTATCCAATACACGTTTGCCTGACATAATTTCTAAAAGAACGACTCCAAAACTGTATACATCGCTCTTTTTGGTCAGGTGACCTTCACAAAAAAGACAATGGAAAAAAGGTTAGGATATATTTGCGATTGCGAGgacgaaaaatatatttaaacctATGATAAAAAATGTAAGTAGTATGCAAAAATAACTTGATGATACTGTCTTGAAAAAGGTTGAGATACCTGTTGCTAGATACTCAGGTGCTGCATAACCAGGGGTGCCCATTACCCTTGTAGAGACATGGCTCTTACCACCTTCCGGTCCATCTTTTGCCATCCCAAAATCGGAGAGTTTTGCATTATAGTCCTATTTGTCGACAAAAAGGAATTTTACAAAGCAAGTCTAATTAGTAATCTCTTTAATCAACCAGGCAAGTAAGATTGTTGGGATAATTCACTTACAGAATCAATCAAGATATTAGAAGTTTTGAAGTCTCGATATATCACTTCGACTTCATCACTGTGAAGAAATGCAAGTCCCTTAGCAGAATCAAGAGCTATCTTCATTCGGATTTTCCAAGAGAGTGGCTGAAAGTAAGAAGCTCCTACTCCATAAACATTAGGTAGAAATGAGATTTTGAGAGGTTTACTATATTAACTActaaagaaaaacttgaaaaaaaaatataaaataggcGACAAAATTAATAACATACTTCTAAACAAATGATTATCCAAACTTCCTTTTGTCACAAATTCATATACCAAAATCCGGTAGTCATCTTCTAAGCAGTAACCAACCAATTTCACAAGATTAGGATGACGAAGCTGTCCAAGGTAATTGATTTCTGTCTATAAAGTATAAGGTTAGTGTTGGTTCAAAagataacatatataaaaagCGCAAATTGTGCCTATGTCTTCGACTGTAGAGTGACTGCAACGATTTTCCATTATTCAAACTCAAGGTAACGAATTGCAACTTATGTTTAAATACTACAAAATGTCCTAAATGAatttcatattttcctaacttTAAAATGAAACGAAATTCTAAACTATTGAGCCTAAAATGACACTCACCAACCATTCAATATGCCCCTGACTGCTTTCTTGGTTAAGCCTCTTGACAGCAATGACAAAACCAGTACCTGGTTTAGTAGGGGCTAGTGTGTGCTCATCGATCCAACCCTTAAATACGGAACCAAATCCACCTTCACCGACCATACTATCTGGACGAAAGTTCCTTGTCGCGGTTCTTATTTCATTGATTGTGAAAGACTTCAAATTGATGGATTGCAATATCTCACCCTCAGTCCTAGAAGTTAAAAGCAAATGTGGAGAAGATGCCTTTCTGCTTAAACCGCTCGAAACATCCTCTTCTCTTCCACCAACCTTTGAATTCAAACCTGTTAATCTCATaaagaaaaacataattaaCTTCTTAGGCCATGTAATGGTAAGCAAATTGCCaccaataatttcaataacacTAATTCTATATAGTAAATTGAGGCCAATGCAGTAGAAGAAAATAAGGTACAATAGCATTACATACATTACATTATATCCTATTTCTCAGAAGTGTAttaattaaaaggaaaatttCTTACATTTTCTTGAAGATAAATTTCtgtattattgattttttttctctctcactCTTTCTCTACCTTTCACCTATAAAACCAACACTTATGAGATCATGATCGCTGAGTTCAAGAACTGCACGGATTAAATTTTCCaaacttaattttataaacacaAGTTAGAGAGGATCTTTGATTACCCCCTAAGAATTTCTAAACAAATCTTCCTCAACCAAAccaatatagtttttttttttttttttgagaatgtCTTAACCGCAGGGTTTTGATGGCATCTGATGCATTAGTGTTGATATGATCGCACCTGACCAATATAGTTTTGTCCCATTTTGATATTTACTTTTGTTATACTTTCATATCTTCACTACTAAACACAACATAACTCAtcacatataattattttgaagctagtcttttaattttttgtgtttaagccattcattaattattttatttttcttccataCCAAGCagcaaaatttattcaaaaaaaaaacacatattgAATCATTAGAAGAATCAGAACTCAAATCCAAACAATCTCTAATTAAGCAAACAAAGTTCAGATACAAGTTGATCAAGAAAGaaagttaaaaaaagaaaaaataatattaagataCCATTATGTGTAGGACTCTCAGCTTTGACCTTTGCACTAAAGCAGCAACCCATCATCATAGAACTAATTCAACAACACAGAACTGTTGGTGATGGACTCTTTCAGTGAAACCAGAAGAGAGTAACTAGAAGTAGAATTTTCAATATTTGATAGAGAGAAGTTTGCATAAGCAAGCAAGGTcttgaaagagaagaaaagCAATATAGTGtgaaaacaatgattttttccacACATAAAAGGTTTGGTTTGGTGTCACCAAAGGACATAACTGTAAATTCAACACCACTATTGTTgtgtataatattataaattatgtTGAAAAGTATGTGGTGTGAATGAGGTCATATTTGTGGGATTCTTTGAAATTTCTTTGTTAGACCATCGAGAACAGGTTTGTTCTGGCTGCTACTTTAATTGGTTGTTTTTTAAGATCAAgttgaaaaaagaaagaagagggCACAACAAGAAtgaaatatgtatttttgtctCTCATGTATTAGTgcattttagtattttagaattgagagttgaacctaactcaaccttacaaaatcagcttgtaaggtgacgattgtctctactttattACACATATTCAGACCATTTTGCAACCGATATGAGAtttcttaacacacccctcgCGCCCAGCGCTATTGGGCTGGAGGTACGAATATGAACGATGGATGACCCAATCAGAAACCTAATAGCAGACGGCCCAGCGGATCGTGGAGGAGgttctgataccatcttaagaGGATCTATGATTAATTGATCATCACATGCtactatgattatgatttaTGTTATTGTTATGATGTGCAATATATTGATTAAGCTACTTCAAAAACTATATGCAACCTATTTCCTATTGAACCCTCTTAGATACTTCCATTGAAGATACTTGTATAGCATTTCATTTATGTGGTGTTTCCTATATGTTGAGATTAAGAGCACCCAACTCCACTAATTGTGTCATTGGAATCCTGAACTTGTTCCAATGATCTCACTACCTCATCTATGTTTGGTCTATATTTTGGTCTTTCAGACAGACATTGAATTACAATGTGACCTACTTTCATTGCTTCAAGCGACGAATATTGGCCTTCTATACGAGCGTCCATGGCTCGAGAGATTTTGCGTTTGTCGACGAGTAATGGTTTTGCCCATGCAACTAAATTATGTTCCACAAATGGCCTGTTTTTATCCAATGGACGTTTGCCCGACATAATTTCCAGGAGAACAACTCCAAAACTATATACATCACTCTTTTTAATTAGATCACCTTTACAAAAAACAATGCGAAAAAAGGTTAGGCGTAAAATTGTAGGTTTTTAATTTTCTGTTGTTGCAAGTTGTAATAAACATTTTAAAGTTTCTTTTCGGCTTGAACAAGATTGAGATACCCGTGGCTATAAACTCAGGTGCTGCGTAAATCGGTGTATACGCCTTTCCCGATTCGAACCTTTCATCTTCTGATCCATATTTTTCCAACCCAAAATCGGATAGTTTCGCATTATAGTTCTGTAGTCAACAAAAAGGAATTTTACAAATGAAGTCGAATTAGTATTTTCTCATCTCCAAACTAGTAAGATCAATATGTAATTGATCACTTACCCAATCAATCATGATCTTAGAAGTTTTGAAGGCTCCATGTATCATTTCAACTTCGTTACTATGAAGAAATGCAAGACCCTTAGCAGCATCAAGAGCTATCTTCATTCGGATTTTCCAAGAGAGCGGCTCAAAGTTAGAAACCCCTACACCATAAATATTAGTAGAGAGGAGTTTTTAAGAGTTTAAGATACTAACTAGGAAATGATAGCAGGAGGAAAATTAGTAACATACTTCGAAACAAATGATTGTCCAAACTTCCCTTGGTAAAAAATTCGTATACCAAAATCCGGTAGTTATCTTCTAAGCAGTAACCGATCAATTTCACAAGATTAGGATGATGCAGCTGTCCTAGGTAATTGATTTTTGTCTATAAAGTACAGGGTAAATTAGTTTAGTCCTATTACAGTGAATATCAAAATTTTCATCTGTCACAATCTATTTTGCTACAAAAAACAAGTTTCATAAACTAGTTTGATATTTTCCTAACtccaaaatgaaattaaatgagACTCACCAACCATTCACTTTGTCCCAGCTGGTTGTTTTCTTGGTTAACCGTCTTCACAGCAACGACGGAACCAGTTCCTAGTTTAGTAGGGGCTAGTGTGTTTTCATCGATCCACCCCTTATATACATAACCAAACCCACTTTTAACGACTAGACCACTTGGACGAAAGTTCCTTGTAGCCGTTTTTACCTCATTGAATGTAAAACACTTCCAAGTTATTGGATTCAAGTATCTCACTGTCAGTCATAGAGGAACAGCATCCCTTTTTGCTTAAACCACTCAAAACATCCTCTTCATTCAAACCTGTTTATCTCAGAACAAAAACACGAATTAACTTCTTAGGCCGGCCTTATTCTCGCAACAGTTTTTCTACCAATAATTTTGATAACATTCATCCTATTGTTCAAGTTATACAGTTCTCTTTTACATTGATACTTTTATATGGAAAATAGAGGCGCCAACCAACACTTTTAGATCGGCAAGACAACCGGtaacaaaagagaaataacCGCAAATTGTGCCTATGTGACTACAAAGCTGCTGTAGGGTTTTCAGTGTCACAAGccacatatataaatatacgGTTCTGATTACAAGAATACCGCAGACACCCCCCAATCGCTCCCCTACAGCAAAACAGTTGGGCCTAACTAACGTTACTTTGGGACAAAGGCAAAGGGGAAGGGGCGGGGCAGGTCGCCACACTCACTCTGTTCACTCGGCTACCCCGTCGCCCCTTGCACGCTTTCTGTGCCTATGAGCAATACTCAACAAACACAACGGAAGGAAACTGAAAAGGTACAGTGACATTATTGACTATAGCAATCAATCATGTAAATTAAAGGAAAGTTTCTAACATTCTTGAGTAATATTTTTCCCTCACTCTTTCTCTATCTACCATATATTCATCTATAAAACCAACCGTTACACGAGATCACAATTGTCGAGTTCGAAAACTGCATGatgaattaaatttattttaacaccATTGTCATGGCTGAGTATACCAAACCAACATGCGAAATTTATTCTTAACAAATTTAATGTATATAAAGTATGATTGAATTGAAGACAGTGAGGGGATCTTTGATTAGCACCTCACAATTTTTAAACAGATTATACTCCATCAAACAAGTTAAGTTGATCAAGTAAGAAAGTTAAAAAATGAAAgggaaaaattgaataaaatttatGATACATACCATTATGTGTAGGACTCTCAGCTTTGACCTTTGCACTAAAGCAGCAAGCCATGAACATGAGTGATAGATAGAACCAATTTTCAGCGAAACCAGAAGAGAACACTTGTCACTTGTATCTTAGACAAAAATGactttaaaatataacataacatgattttcttattttatttttataagtggtCTATTGGATTAATACtttaaaaagtatttaaaatttcaagttGACCGGAagtataaattaatatttacgattgaaataatgacttaattgatatcagttcgattaaaataataaaaaataaatatgtaattCATGTTGAACCAACATCAATCGTGTCAATATTTAATCGTAAAAATGAGAAGTTATAAATTTTTACTTCTAAAAAGTATTGTCAATAATCCACgtaatttttaatagttttaaaTAGTGGTCCATCTTAGCACTCATTGTACTTATTATAATTAGCGGGCCAGACAAGCGCGCCGCGCCTGTCTGTGTttaacttatgtcaaaaaaaaaaaactcttatgttatgaaattaaaaatcagagattaataaagttttgcaattaaaaaatgtaCCTTATTTAAATTTCTGCAAGAATTGTGATAGTTGGAAGACCTTAATAAGAAAGAACcattgtgttatttgaatttaaaatgaagggtaatttggacaatataaaaaattcagcccaaactcacctatcattcttatatattgttatagataataaagttttgcaattaaaaaatgtaCCTTATTTAAATTTCTGCAAGAATTGTGATAGTTGGAagaccttaataaaaaagaactattgtgttatttgaatttaaaatgaagggtaatttggacaatataaaaaatccagcccaaactcacatatcatttttatatattgttatagatttaaaatttgaatttaaaatgaaaggtaatttggacaatataaaaaatccaGCCTAAACTCACgtatctttttatatattgttatagataataAAGTAGTATGTGGtgctgtaccaaaaaaaaagtagtatgtGGTGTGTAAATGGTGTTTTTGATTCAAGTTCTTTGTTAGATCATTGAAGGATCGATAAAACTAAATCAGGGTTGTCTTGGttgctattttatttatttttggtacatgaaAGCACAAAGtccaagaaagaaaaacaaactacAATTCTATGTGCAAGTTTTTAGGCATGCAATCTTGGAAAATGTcattaagaataatattttgCAGCTCTTTGGAGGAGTCTCTAAAGTCATAACACCAAAAGAGCTTTAAGTAAGACTATGATTGCTAGTCAATCCACactcgtgtttttttttttttaattttttttttacaataatccACACTTATGTTGTCTATTGGTGTGTGCTTAAACTGAATTTGCCAATTTAGGTTGATAATGTCCTGGATATGCTGGATTAAAATGGGACTCGTCTCGTTGAGCTTGCAATTCCGTGTTACCAGATCAATGAGTAACTTGGAATCACTTTGTACGATGAGATGAATGACTCCATGTCTTTGTGCCAACTCGGTCCATTCTTGCCTCTTTCGGCATATAGGGCATCACAATACGAATCATTTGAATAAATCCCTAAATCCAACAACCATTTGAGTTCCATAGTAAGCCGCCACACCAACAAGATTCACAGTCTTCTTGTAAGCCCCATCACAATTAAATTTTGATCCAATTTTCAGGGGGTGGTTCCACCCAATGTATATGGTTTgatatttaatttgttgttttataaTCAAGTTCAAGGAAAGAAAgacacacaacacaacaaaagtttgcctttataaaattgatttgttttttaaacgACCTTTCTTAtataaaattgataaaataattatgtatgtttttaattaattaacatggTAGGATAACAATGTGGGTATATATTGGACCCATAattatgtgtgttttttattCCAATACTATCTTATCTTAATTAAGCCACTTCAAACAAATGATTATCCAAACTTCCCTTGATCAAAAACTCATACACTAATATCTGGTGGTCATTCTCTAAGTAACCAATTTTTCACAAGATCAGGATGATGAAGCTGTCTCAGTCAGGTAATTGATTTCTTTCTATAAAGTATAAGGTTAATGTCAAAATAGTAATCCTGAttcaaaataaaacatataaacaaaacacaaacaaataACACAAGGTTTGAATTTGATCAGTTAGTTTAGTCAATTGTAACTATATCTCCGACTGCAGAGATGCACGGGAAAATCAGAGTAGCAATAgggattttttttgttctagTGACTAGAATTTCACCTCTTAAAATGAATAAGCAGGTTCGAACGTGAGACCCTGCATATTGGCTATTGCAATATCTCTGCCAACTGAATTATGTTCAGGAAATAGTAATTTTCTATTGTTCAAGTTTAGAGTTACCgttaaattttgtttgatatGTTTTAAGACTACAAAAATTTCAATAACATTAAtcctatatgtgcaggagcccgggttcgaacccgggacactccacttattcacatgaatGAAAGTTTAGGACATAACCACCAAGTCAACAAAACtgtttttaaattctttgttaGACCATCGGAGGATAAATTTAAACCAGTTGAAATAGGGAAAAATTGAATGACATTAATGATACCATTATGTGTAGGACACTCATCTTTGACCCTAAAGCAGCAAGCCATGATTCAAGAACAAAGTTAGAACTGTTGGATTAGACCCCTTCTTGTCTAGCTCTTGTTTTCAATGCAACTAGAAGATCAGCtacataagtttgcataagATAGCAAGGCCTTGAAAGTCAATACAAAGGCCAGGTCTACTCTTACTGTTAAGACTTTTTCCCCAAGTAACTGAGTTTGCTTATTATCTTTTGTTGAGTGTATAATTGTGTTatttggagtttgtttgaagtctcacattgcttagattCGTGGGCTGttgagtgtataaatatgtgagggcaacctcaccctatGAGCTAGCATTTGAGGTttagatccaagcatatttaatgTCTTTCACACTCTCATCTAACTCTAGATCATCAAAACAAGATTTAACTCATGTTTTTCTAACCTTCCCCCACTAGACCATCTGGATGAAAGTTCCTTGTAGCATTTTTTAACTCATTGAATGTGAAACACTTCAAATTGTTGGATTTCAATATCTCACCCTCAGTCCTAGAAGTTTTTACCTCTACCAATAATTTGAATAACATTAATCCTATAAtttaattaagtaaaaaaaaattaatcctaTAATTTAAG
This portion of the Trifolium pratense cultivar HEN17-A07 linkage group LG3, ARS_RC_1.1, whole genome shotgun sequence genome encodes:
- the LOC123918254 gene encoding receptor-like cytoplasmic kinase 176, which encodes MMMGCCFSAKVKAESPTHNGLNSKVGGREEDVSSGLSRKASSPHLLLTSRTEGEILQSINLKSFTINEIRTATRNFRPDSMVGEGGFGSVFKGWIDEHTLAPTKPGTGFVIAVKRLNQESSQGHIEWLTEINYLGQLRHPNLVKLVGYCLEDDYRILVYEFVTKGSLDNHLFRRASYFQPLSWKIRMKIALDSAKGLAFLHSDEVEVIYRDFKTSNILIDSDYNAKLSDFGMAKDGPEGGKSHVSTRVMGTPGYAAPEYLATGHLTKKSDVYSFGVVLLEIMSGKRVLDKNRPTKEHNLVEWAKPLLISKRKIFQVMDARIEGQYSTREAMKVAQIAMQCMSVEQKYRPNIDEVVRSLEQLQDLNDKTNGISSSSSGLDQLGKSVDESLTGEGSSNISSSASPLRSS